TGGAACTCAAAGCTTCACCCAATCGTGTTTGGTGATGGGCCGACACAACAGGGAGGTGGAATTGAGCCTGAAATGTTATTCACATTGCTATTTACGCTAGGTTTTATTACTTTGTTGTATATTGTTTTACTCCAAAAAGGTATTTATATAGAAAAAGCAAAAATTGCGATCGTTCAAAATAAGAAAGATGTTCAAGAGAAGTTAATAAATAAAATTTCATAAAAGGTTGTAACGAAAAAATATCGTAGCATAAGTAGGAACTAGAAGTGATAGATCACAGAATCCAAATTCACTAGACAATGTTGAACTATTGCAGAGGCGCCTATTTCCTATTGGTTGTAGGATAGGCGATATAAATAAACTAGTAAAATACAGTCGGAGCTAAAGGTGCTATGCGTACGATGGAAAAATAAATAAACACTAACGAGGAGGAACTGAATATGGGTTATTTATTTAGTGCATACACAATTGCATGGATCTTGATTGCTGGATATGTAGTTGTGCTTGGGAAACGACAAAGAAAACTTGAAAAAGAATTAGACTATATACAAGAGTTAGAGAAGCAATAAGCTTGTTCTAGTAAACTGCAACATTATTATTGAATTAACAGTACACGTGCTTATTGATTGTGCTGTTAACTATATTCATCAACTGGTAGAACGTAATTCTTAATGATGATAAATCCAGTTAGAGGATGATTTTTATGAACAAAAGAAGAATGATTCAAACCATAGTGCTATCCTTGGTGGCAGCCGTATTTTTCTTTTTAGTCTCAGGAATACAAGGAGTCAAAGGAGTTAAGGTTGGTGACCTAGCTTATGATTTCACACTAGAGGATTTAGATGGAGGTACTCATACTTTATCTGACTATCGGGGGCAATTTGTTGTACTAAATTTTTTCGCTACATGGTGTAAGCCTTGTGTAGATGAAGAGCCTGAGCTAGAAGCCTTTCATCAACAATATGGTGATAAGTATAAGCTTCTTATTATCGATCGTGGAGAGCCCAAAAGTCGTGTTGAAAAATTTATAAAAGAACATAATTCAACAACACTGTATTTATTTGATACTGATGATAAAGTCTCAAAAAATTATTTAGTAGTTGGCCAACCTGAAACTTTTATCATTGATCCAAGCGGCATTATACGAGAAAGAATAGTTGGTCCAACGACAGCAGAAACTTTAGCAGGGAAAATTAGTTTGTTAAAATTAAATGGAAAATAAGCCACAGCCGAATTGCTGTGGCTTATCTTTTGTAGGACTTCAATATTTAACTAGATGCTCGTTATAACTTTTCTATTAACAAATAGCAATCAACTGTTCGATTTTGTTAAATATAGCAATAAAGTTTTCGAAAAGGTTTTGCTATTAATACGTTTAAACTATTTTGCTACCTTAGCTAACTGTCGGATTTACACAATATTTTGCCAAGAAATGATTAACTATCTTAACCACCTCATTGAAAATTTATAACAAACAAAAATATCCAATAGTGTAAAAAATATCTTTACAATTATTTACGTATGAGATATGATGAATTTGTATAAAATATACTCAACGTTGATTAAACAATATTGAAAATAACCTTATTTTTTTATCGGCATATTCAATGTTGAGTAAACAATGAAAGAGGTGTGTGATATGTCAAAAACTTTAATAAGAGTTAATGAACTTTCTAAGTTGTACAATGAAAGATCAGTTGTTAATAATGTGTCATTTGATGTGAAAGACCATGAAGTTCTTGCGATTATTGGGCCGAATGGAGCGGGGAAATCGACAACATTGGAAATGGTGTTGGGCCTTCGTAAGCCTAGTGAAGGTATGATTCAATTTTGGCGGGAAGATTATAAGAGTGGTATTGGTGTACAGCTGCAAGTAACTTCCTTCTTCCCAGGTTTAAGTGCACTAGAAAATCTTAGGTTGTTTGCGGCATTTTATAAAAAGTCACTTCACCGAGAGGAAGCAACACAGTTATTAAAACAATGTGGACTTGAGGAGGTTGCAAACGTAGATGCTTTAAAATTATCAGGAGGTCAACAAAAGCGACTATCAATTGCTATTTCATTAGTACACAATCCTGTAGTCGTATTTCTAGACGAACCAACGGCAGCGCTTGATCCTCAAGCTCGTCGTGACATCCATGAAATTGTGAGACAGCTTAAAGATAAAGGGACTTCGGTAGTTATTACAACTCATGATATGGATGAAGTAATGAAAGTTGCTAATCGTGTCCTTTTAATGAAAGAAGGTGTAATAATAGAAGCAGGGTCACCGGAAGAACTCTGTAACAAGTATGGGTATGCAAGTTTAGAGGAAGTATACTTACATGTAACGAATGGGGGTATAAAATGATTATTCGAGCAATATTTATTACAACTATTAGGGATAAAATTTCGTTGTTTTATGCAGCAATTTTTCCAATCATATTAATGATTGGAGTTGGCATATTTGTTGATTCAGTATCATATTATCCGCAGCTCGTTACTGCCGTTCTTGCAATTAGCACTCTTTTTTGGGGTGTGCAAGGAACTGCGTTTCAAGTGTTCGGACAACGAAATAAAGGTGTCTATAAAATGTTAAAGGTGACACCTTATAAAACACTGTATTTTATCATAATGAATGCTATTGTTAGAGCTTTATTAGGTATTGCGATAAACTTACTCGTTTTAATTGTTGGAGTCATTTATTTTGATTTACAAATCTCTATTATAGGTACGATACAATTAATCGGGATATTAGCAATAGGAACGAGTTGTTTTTCTTGTTTAGGCATATTCATTTCTAATTTAGCAAAGAATGAAGGACAGATTAATATGCTTGCTAACCTCATTCAAATACCTATGGTATTTTGTAGCCAATCATTTTATAGCCTTGAACAAGCACC
This portion of the Cytobacillus sp. IB215665 genome encodes:
- a CDS encoding CcmD family protein, with amino-acid sequence MGYLFSAYTIAWILIAGYVVVLGKRQRKLEKELDYIQELEKQ
- a CDS encoding TlpA disulfide reductase family protein, translating into MNKRRMIQTIVLSLVAAVFFFLVSGIQGVKGVKVGDLAYDFTLEDLDGGTHTLSDYRGQFVVLNFFATWCKPCVDEEPELEAFHQQYGDKYKLLIIDRGEPKSRVEKFIKEHNSTTLYLFDTDDKVSKNYLVVGQPETFIIDPSGIIRERIVGPTTAETLAGKISLLKLNGK
- a CDS encoding ABC transporter ATP-binding protein, whose protein sequence is MSKTLIRVNELSKLYNERSVVNNVSFDVKDHEVLAIIGPNGAGKSTTLEMVLGLRKPSEGMIQFWREDYKSGIGVQLQVTSFFPGLSALENLRLFAAFYKKSLHREEATQLLKQCGLEEVANVDALKLSGGQQKRLSIAISLVHNPVVVFLDEPTAALDPQARRDIHEIVRQLKDKGTSVVITTHDMDEVMKVANRVLLMKEGVIIEAGSPEELCNKYGYASLEEVYLHVTNGGIK
- a CDS encoding ABC transporter permease; amino-acid sequence: MIIRAIFITTIRDKISLFYAAIFPIILMIGVGIFVDSVSYYPQLVTAVLAISTLFWGVQGTAFQVFGQRNKGVYKMLKVTPYKTLYFIIMNAIVRALLGIAINLLVLIVGVIYFDLQISIIGTIQLIGILAIGTSCFSCLGIFISNLAKNEGQINMLANLIQIPMVFCSQSFYSLEQAPSWIKVIGEILPFEYFARLISGSLFASINGMVVSLLILVCFTLGFLLLGVFTFKWEVDQPVLSVLKGTRFVNKTTN